A genomic segment from Gilvibacter sp. SZ-19 encodes:
- a CDS encoding endonuclease: MKFYLSLLFLSLTQLVLGQQPYYDDVNLTLTGEALYTELQTKISNASSTFDYADARDALLFTDENPSNSSQVLLIYGYNDSDGSCTTDRTRSKSLFGGMECEYNREHVFARSNADPTMGSVDNSTTGIGADPHNLRASDQQMNNNKGNRRFGDSSGNAGVIGGGNWYPGDEWKGDVARMMMYMYTRYGDRCLPALMGTGPTQGSTDMLQLFLQWNVEDPVSFYEDQRNDYLETAYGNRNPFIDNPVLATIIWGGDTAEDRWGLLATATFTADAFALYPNPNTSGQLNISTSLDIDSVKIYSVTGQLLLEAHQFQGEILDVSKLSSGLYLVQITEAEKQLVKRLIIR; the protein is encoded by the coding sequence ATGAAGTTTTACTTAAGCCTATTATTTCTTAGCCTTACTCAACTTGTTCTTGGACAACAACCGTATTATGACGATGTCAATCTCACCCTGACAGGAGAGGCACTCTACACGGAATTGCAAACTAAGATAAGTAATGCCAGTAGCACTTTCGATTATGCAGATGCAAGAGATGCACTACTGTTCACAGACGAAAATCCTTCGAATAGCAGCCAGGTCTTACTGATCTACGGTTATAACGATAGTGACGGAAGCTGTACTACAGACAGAACCCGTTCCAAGAGCCTGTTCGGGGGCATGGAGTGTGAATATAACAGAGAACACGTATTTGCTCGATCTAATGCAGACCCAACCATGGGATCTGTTGATAATTCCACAACTGGGATCGGTGCTGATCCACATAATCTACGCGCCTCAGATCAGCAAATGAATAACAACAAAGGCAATCGCAGGTTCGGAGATAGTAGCGGAAACGCTGGTGTTATTGGCGGAGGTAACTGGTATCCTGGTGATGAGTGGAAAGGTGATGTTGCCCGTATGATGATGTATATGTATACCCGTTACGGAGATCGTTGTTTGCCAGCGCTGATGGGAACTGGTCCAACGCAAGGCAGCACAGATATGTTGCAACTCTTTTTACAGTGGAATGTGGAAGATCCGGTAAGTTTTTATGAAGATCAGCGCAACGATTATCTAGAAACAGCCTACGGAAACAGAAATCCATTTATAGACAACCCGGTGCTGGCTACCATAATTTGGGGTGGTGATACTGCAGAAGACCGTTGGGGCCTCTTGGCTACAGCTACTTTTACTGCGGATGCCTTTGCGCTCTACCCTAACCCAAACACTAGCGGACAACTCAACATCAGCACAAGTTTAGATATAGATAGTGTTAAGATCTACAGCGTAACCGGTCAATTACTGCTAGAAGCACATCAATTTCAAGGAGAAATACTGGATGTTTCTAAGCTGAGTTCTGGACTATATTTGGTACAGATCACCGAAGCCGAAAAACAGTTAGTAAAACGGTTAATTATTCGCTAA
- a CDS encoding Spy/CpxP family protein refolding chaperone: MKKFYYILLLSFMLIGFSADAQRQRPNPGEIEAQKTAFITNNLDLTPEQAQKFWPIYNASEKRMESIRRQQREALMKVRLNGGAVSDSEAWDLIENLMSWEQSMLDERKNLVAQLKGVVTPQQILKLKRAEEEFKRRLLQAMQRRRKN, from the coding sequence ATGAAAAAATTCTACTACATATTATTATTGAGCTTTATGCTTATAGGGTTTTCTGCGGATGCCCAACGGCAACGGCCAAACCCTGGGGAAATTGAGGCTCAAAAAACAGCTTTTATAACCAACAATCTGGACTTGACCCCAGAGCAGGCACAAAAGTTCTGGCCCATCTATAACGCCTCAGAGAAGCGTATGGAAAGCATCAGACGGCAGCAAAGAGAGGCGCTTATGAAAGTGCGTCTTAACGGAGGTGCAGTTTCAGATTCCGAGGCCTGGGATCTAATAGAAAATCTAATGTCTTGGGAGCAAAGCATGCTGGACGAGCGCAAGAACCTGGTCGCGCAACTCAAAGGAGTGGTAACTCCGCAGCAAATACTAAAGCTAAAACGAGCCGAAGAGGAATTCAAACGCAGACTCCTGCAAGCCATGCAAAGACGCAGAAAGAATTAA
- a CDS encoding RsmB/NOP family class I SAM-dependent RNA methyltransferase: MRFHRNLVFATLDSLKLIFNEQKQADKVLKQTLKRDKRWGARDRGFIAETTYDIVRWQRLYAKAADVKGPYSREDLFRLFAVWAVHKGHTLPNWPQFEGTPVRRIRGKFDELKSQRVYRESIPDWLDAMGLEQLGGKWEKEIHALNEQAEVVLRANTLKTNKTKLKDALEDAEIHTKSSKVCPDALILEERTNVFSLPIFKEGWFEVQDISSQQVAPLLDVKPGMRVVDACAGAGGKTLHLAALMENKGQIIATDIYDFKLAECKRRAKRAGAHNVETRFIDSPKVIKKLYGTADRVLIDAPCSGLGVLRRNPDSKWKLSPQFMEEIQELQADILARYSRMVKDGGKLVYATCSILPAENGLQVEKFLASEAGAAFKKEEERTLWPSETGYDGFYMCLLTKSN, from the coding sequence ATTCGATTCCATAGAAACCTGGTTTTTGCCACCTTAGACAGTTTGAAACTGATCTTTAACGAGCAAAAACAAGCCGATAAAGTCCTTAAGCAAACCCTTAAACGCGACAAGCGTTGGGGTGCCAGAGATAGAGGTTTTATCGCCGAAACTACATATGACATAGTACGCTGGCAAAGGCTCTACGCCAAAGCGGCCGATGTAAAAGGACCTTATTCCAGAGAAGATCTCTTTAGGCTTTTCGCGGTTTGGGCTGTGCATAAAGGACACACTTTACCCAATTGGCCTCAATTTGAAGGGACCCCGGTTAGACGCATCCGAGGAAAATTCGACGAACTCAAAAGCCAACGTGTTTACAGAGAGTCCATCCCGGACTGGCTAGATGCCATGGGCCTTGAACAACTGGGCGGTAAATGGGAAAAGGAGATTCATGCCTTGAACGAGCAAGCGGAGGTAGTCCTTAGGGCGAACACCCTTAAGACCAATAAAACCAAACTTAAAGACGCCTTGGAAGATGCCGAGATACACACCAAGAGCAGCAAAGTTTGCCCGGATGCGCTCATCCTAGAAGAACGCACCAATGTATTTTCGTTACCTATTTTTAAAGAAGGATGGTTCGAGGTACAAGATATTTCATCGCAGCAAGTAGCTCCCTTATTGGACGTTAAACCCGGTATGCGTGTGGTAGACGCCTGCGCAGGGGCTGGAGGCAAGACCTTACACTTGGCAGCGCTCATGGAAAACAAAGGTCAGATCATCGCTACTGATATCTACGATTTTAAATTGGCCGAATGCAAGCGTCGTGCAAAACGAGCCGGAGCACACAATGTGGAAACCCGATTCATCGACTCGCCTAAGGTCATTAAAAAGCTCTACGGCACTGCAGATCGTGTACTTATAGATGCTCCCTGTAGTGGTTTAGGTGTTTTGAGACGTAATCCCGACAGCAAATGGAAACTCAGCCCGCAGTTTATGGAAGAGATCCAGGAACTACAAGCCGATATTTTAGCCCGCTATTCACGCATGGTGAAAGACGGCGGTAAACTGGTCTATGCTACTTGTTCTATTTTACCTGCGGAGAATGGACTACAAGTAGAAAAATTCCTGGCCTCAGAGGCAGGAGCTGCTTTCAAAAAAGAAGAAGAACGAACGCTATGGCCTAGTGAAACGGGATACGACGGTTTCTATATGTGCCTACTTACCAAATCAAACTAA
- a CDS encoding oxidoreductase, translating to MLRSWLFACSLVLGLYSCTDSLAPEFTEIEATAVFRDSISIRAIAAVNDSTVWFAANNGKIGVIEGQIPKLASVSYQDSLLAFRSIARTKDAVFVLSIGNPAVLYKIGVEGTNPTFIEDVYTETHPKVFYDAMAFWDDQHGIAMGDPTDGCLSVILTTDGGDSWTKVPCDRLPATEEGEAAFAASNSNIAVFGNSAWLVSGGKRARVFKTTDRGQTWKVYETPIIEGQAMTGIYSVAFQDAKNGIIFGGNWDAKEDNGGNKAITTDGGKTWNLISDQAGPGYRSCVRYLPNTKGQGIVAVGIPGVSYSNDGGESWVELTKESYYNIQFVNDSTAFASGYGKIDKLIFK from the coding sequence ATGTTACGCTCTTGGTTGTTTGCATGCTCCTTAGTTTTGGGGCTTTATTCTTGTACTGATTCTCTTGCTCCTGAATTCACCGAAATTGAGGCCACTGCTGTGTTTAGAGATAGTATTAGTATACGAGCCATCGCAGCCGTGAACGATTCTACAGTCTGGTTTGCGGCCAATAATGGAAAGATAGGTGTGATAGAAGGGCAGATCCCAAAATTGGCCAGTGTGAGCTATCAGGATTCTCTTTTGGCCTTTAGATCCATTGCCAGAACCAAGGATGCGGTTTTTGTACTTTCTATAGGCAACCCGGCTGTTTTGTATAAAATTGGAGTAGAGGGGACCAATCCTACCTTTATAGAAGATGTTTATACAGAGACACATCCTAAGGTGTTTTATGACGCCATGGCTTTTTGGGACGATCAGCACGGTATCGCTATGGGCGACCCTACAGATGGCTGTCTTTCAGTTATTCTAACCACAGACGGCGGTGATAGTTGGACCAAGGTTCCTTGTGATCGTTTGCCGGCTACAGAAGAAGGGGAAGCGGCGTTCGCGGCTAGCAATTCCAATATTGCTGTTTTTGGTAATTCGGCTTGGTTGGTCTCCGGAGGAAAACGCGCCCGAGTTTTCAAAACTACAGATCGCGGGCAAACTTGGAAGGTCTACGAAACCCCTATTATAGAAGGCCAGGCCATGACGGGCATCTACTCTGTAGCCTTTCAAGACGCCAAGAATGGAATCATCTTTGGTGGAAATTGGGACGCAAAAGAGGACAATGGCGGTAATAAGGCGATCACCACAGACGGTGGCAAGACTTGGAACTTGATCAGTGATCAGGCTGGTCCGGGATATCGTTCCTGTGTTCGTTATTTGCCAAATACCAAAGGGCAGGGGATAGTGGCAGTTGGAATTCCCGGAGTTTCCTATTCTAATGATGGAGGCGAATCTTGGGTAGAACTAACTAAGGAGTCTTATTACAACATCCAATTTGTTAACGATAGTACAGCCTTTGCCAGCGGTTATGGCAAGATAGATAAACTCATCTTTAAATAA
- the purL gene encoding phosphoribosylformylglycinamidine synthase: protein MIHFFGDATTVFAVQATSDFQESDLQKLTWLFGNRSPIEGKSVSGIFIGPRAAMVSPWSTNAVEITQNMGISGIIRIEQYEAVSADYADFDPMLSQKFNGLNQELFTIDIAPEPIKNITDIAGFNASEGLALSDDEIEYLEQLAERLGRPLTDSEVFGFSQVNSEHCRHKIFNGTFVIDGEEQDSSLFKLIKKTSETHPNKIVSAYKDNVAFIEGPEVTQFAPERPEVPSYYQQEDFESVISLKAETHNFPTTVEPFNGAATGSGGEIRDRLAGGQGSLPLAGTAVYMTAYSRLNETRPWEQKIDAREWLYQTPLDILIKASNGASDFGNKFGQPLISGSVLTFEHEEDAKVLGFDKVIMLAGGIGYGKRSQAIKAAPAKDDEIVILGGENYRIGMGGAAVSSADTGAFSSGIELNAIQRSNPEMQKRAANAIRGMIESKNNPIVSIHDHGAGGHLNCLSELVEETGGHIDLDALPVGDPTLSAKELIGNESQERMGLVIGSEDAEILKQVADRERSPMYKVGKVTDDHRFKFEGSKSGEKPMDFMLSDMFGSSPKTIMEDQRIAQDFEAIKYDPAALKQYVFELMRLEAVACKDWLTNKVDRCVSGRVAKQQCAGPLQLPLNNCGVMALDYKGKEGVATAIGHSPVSGLLDPAAGSRNAITESLTNILWAPIKDGLSGVSLSANWMWPCNNPGEDARLYEAVKAVSDFAIELGINVPTGKDSLSMKQKYKDREVLSPGTVIISAAGHCDDITKVVEPVLQKNAGSVYYIDFSKTAAALGGSSFAQTRSALGKTPADVSDASYVKTAFNTLQELIRANQIAAGHDIGSGGLITTLAEMCFADRDLGATLDLSSLNAADFATALFAENCGVVIQAVQDNTVENALNAAGVSFVNLGSANQTTTLALNFKGDSLSFDIDELRDAWYETSYLLDRQQSGAENAKARFDNYKKQPLRFEFPAEFTGALPEIDPAKPRIKAAIIREKGSNSEREMANAMYLAGFDVKDVHMTDLISGRETLEDIQFIGAVGGFSNSDVLGSAKGWAGAFLYNEKAKSALDNFFARKDTLSLGVCNGCQLFVELGVINPDHDEKPKMLHNETGKFECSFTSVTIQENPSVMLAGLAGSTLGIWAAHGEGKFSLPKAESAYNIVAKYGYEGLPANPNGSDYNTAMMCDDSGRHLVMMPHLERSTFPWNWGHYPADRDDKVTPWLQAFVNARKWLEENMEG from the coding sequence ATGATTCATTTTTTTGGCGATGCTACCACCGTTTTCGCCGTCCAAGCTACTTCTGACTTTCAAGAATCTGACCTGCAAAAATTAACCTGGCTTTTTGGCAACCGATCACCGATCGAGGGCAAATCTGTTTCTGGAATTTTTATTGGTCCTAGAGCAGCCATGGTGAGTCCGTGGAGTACCAACGCTGTAGAGATCACCCAAAACATGGGTATTAGCGGAATCATTCGTATTGAACAATACGAGGCAGTTAGTGCAGATTACGCAGACTTTGACCCTATGCTAAGCCAAAAGTTCAACGGTCTAAACCAAGAGTTATTCACCATTGATATTGCGCCGGAACCAATAAAGAACATAACCGACATTGCAGGCTTTAATGCCAGTGAGGGCTTGGCCTTGAGCGATGACGAGATTGAATATTTGGAGCAACTGGCCGAACGCTTAGGCAGACCTCTTACAGATAGTGAGGTATTTGGTTTTTCTCAAGTAAACAGTGAACACTGTCGCCACAAGATCTTTAACGGGACCTTCGTTATCGACGGAGAAGAGCAAGACAGCAGTCTCTTTAAACTGATCAAGAAGACCTCAGAAACACATCCCAACAAAATTGTATCGGCCTACAAAGACAATGTGGCTTTTATAGAAGGGCCGGAAGTAACGCAGTTCGCACCAGAGCGTCCGGAAGTTCCTTCCTACTACCAACAAGAAGATTTTGAATCTGTGATCTCTCTTAAAGCAGAGACACACAACTTTCCAACTACTGTAGAACCTTTTAACGGTGCAGCTACAGGTAGCGGTGGAGAGATCCGCGACCGTTTGGCGGGAGGACAAGGTTCTTTACCTCTGGCCGGGACCGCTGTATACATGACAGCTTATTCTCGTCTGAATGAAACTCGTCCCTGGGAACAAAAAATAGACGCCAGAGAATGGCTTTACCAAACTCCACTAGATATTCTTATAAAAGCGTCCAACGGAGCTTCGGACTTTGGAAACAAATTTGGACAACCACTTATTTCTGGCTCGGTCTTAACTTTTGAACACGAAGAAGACGCCAAGGTCTTAGGATTTGACAAGGTGATCATGCTTGCCGGAGGTATTGGTTATGGCAAAAGATCTCAAGCCATTAAGGCAGCACCGGCTAAAGACGATGAGATCGTTATACTTGGTGGAGAGAATTACCGCATTGGAATGGGTGGTGCCGCGGTTTCTTCTGCAGATACAGGAGCTTTTAGCAGCGGAATAGAACTCAATGCTATTCAACGCTCTAACCCTGAGATGCAAAAGCGAGCGGCAAATGCCATTCGCGGTATGATAGAAAGTAAGAACAACCCTATAGTCTCTATTCACGATCACGGTGCCGGAGGGCACTTGAACTGTCTTTCTGAACTGGTTGAAGAAACGGGAGGTCATATCGACTTGGATGCCTTGCCTGTTGGCGACCCTACCCTATCGGCCAAAGAACTTATTGGGAACGAGTCTCAAGAACGTATGGGCTTGGTCATTGGCAGTGAAGACGCTGAGATCTTAAAGCAGGTAGCAGACCGTGAGCGTTCTCCTATGTACAAGGTAGGAAAGGTAACAGATGACCATCGCTTTAAATTCGAAGGGAGCAAATCCGGAGAAAAACCAATGGATTTCATGTTGAGTGATATGTTTGGCAGCTCGCCAAAAACTATCATGGAGGACCAGCGAATTGCCCAAGATTTTGAAGCAATCAAGTACGACCCGGCCGCCCTTAAACAATATGTCTTTGAATTGATGCGCCTGGAGGCGGTAGCTTGTAAAGATTGGTTGACCAACAAAGTGGACCGTTGTGTAAGCGGACGTGTTGCCAAGCAACAATGTGCCGGCCCACTGCAACTGCCTTTGAATAATTGTGGCGTAATGGCCTTAGATTACAAAGGCAAGGAAGGCGTGGCAACAGCCATAGGACATTCCCCAGTTAGCGGTTTGCTCGATCCGGCTGCAGGTAGTCGTAATGCAATTACAGAATCTCTTACCAACATACTTTGGGCACCTATTAAGGATGGCTTGAGTGGGGTTTCACTCTCCGCCAACTGGATGTGGCCCTGTAACAATCCGGGGGAAGATGCACGCTTGTATGAAGCCGTAAAAGCGGTATCAGATTTTGCCATCGAATTAGGGATCAACGTGCCTACGGGTAAGGATTCCCTTTCCATGAAACAGAAATACAAAGACCGCGAAGTCTTGTCACCAGGAACAGTGATCATTTCTGCTGCTGGTCATTGTGACGATATTACTAAAGTGGTGGAGCCTGTCTTGCAGAAAAATGCAGGAAGCGTCTACTATATTGATTTTTCCAAAACTGCGGCTGCCTTAGGCGGTTCCTCCTTTGCGCAGACGCGTTCTGCCTTAGGAAAGACTCCAGCTGATGTCTCTGATGCCAGTTATGTAAAAACAGCTTTCAATACCCTACAAGAACTTATCAGAGCGAATCAGATAGCAGCTGGGCACGATATTGGCTCCGGAGGGCTTATAACTACGCTGGCAGAAATGTGTTTTGCCGATCGTGACTTAGGAGCAACCCTGGACCTAAGCAGTTTGAACGCTGCTGATTTTGCCACAGCCTTATTTGCAGAGAACTGTGGTGTGGTCATTCAAGCGGTACAAGACAATACTGTTGAAAATGCCTTGAATGCTGCTGGAGTTTCCTTTGTAAATCTTGGATCGGCTAATCAAACCACTACACTAGCTTTAAATTTCAAAGGTGATTCTTTGAGTTTTGACATTGATGAACTGCGCGACGCATGGTACGAGACCTCTTATTTGCTAGACAGACAACAAAGTGGTGCCGAAAATGCCAAAGCGCGTTTTGATAACTACAAGAAGCAACCCTTGCGCTTTGAGTTCCCTGCGGAGTTTACCGGAGCGCTTCCGGAGATCGATCCGGCGAAGCCTCGTATCAAAGCAGCCATAATCAGAGAAAAAGGTTCTAACAGTGAGCGCGAAATGGCCAATGCTATGTATTTGGCTGGTTTTGACGTTAAAGACGTTCATATGACAGACCTGATCAGCGGACGCGAAACCTTAGAAGATATTCAATTCATCGGTGCTGTGGGAGGATTCTCCAACAGTGATGTACTTGGTTCTGCCAAAGGTTGGGCCGGAGCCTTCTTGTACAATGAAAAGGCCAAATCTGCACTCGATAACTTCTTTGCCCGCAAAGACACCCTATCGTTAGGCGTTTGTAACGGCTGTCAGTTGTTTGTCGAGTTGGGAGTGATTAATCCGGATCACGACGAAAAACCAAAAATGCTTCATAACGAGACCGGAAAATTCGAATGCAGTTTTACTTCAGTGACCATTCAAGAGAATCCGTCGGTAATGCTTGCCGGACTGGCCGGGAGCACGCTGGGGATCTGGGCTGCACACGGCGAAGGAAAGTTCTCTTTACCCAAAGCAGAATCTGCCTATAATATTGTAGCCAAATACGGTTACGAAGGCTTGCCTGCAAACCCGAACGGTTCCGACTACAACACAGCTATGATGTGCGACGACAGCGGTCG